The genomic segment GGTCCACTTTTTTTGGAGGCCCTTCTAACAGTCCTCGTTCGGTCCATCAGGCCGGCCTTATTTACTCGTCGGTTGAAGCGTATAAAGCGATTTTATTGTTTCTcatcttgtttttcttatggtcaacttgtaattcagtttatttgcaaacgagtttttttttttaagagtaaagtCCCATGGAAAAAGCAACTTCGTGCCCTAGTCTGCCCAGGGTCgaagaacacacacatacacgcacacacaaaaaaggaagaagaggaaggtggGTGGGGCTTAACCACCAAGTAAGCGATAGACCTACCTCATTCATTGATCAATTCCCAAATCTATTTATTTgcttactgtatttatttattatctgttatgGTTCATCAGTTAACACCTCTGTCATTCATATGTTACAGCGTTCGCGCGTTTCAACTGCTCATTGTTGCAATGCCTGACTACAGGTATTCACATTCACACATCAGCTGGTGTACACAAAGCCAAGCCAAGAATGCCCTCATCCCTCCCTAGCtatctatctgttcatttatCTAACTATCCATCTTTCCATTCCCATTCATTTACACACACTAATCGCGCAGAGGCTCTTCACAAAGCAATGGTATGAATttcatctctcgctataatgtggttcggattccacaataagctgtaggtcccgttgctaagtaatcaattggttcttagccacgtaaaataagtctaatccttcgggccagccctaggagagctgttaatcagctcagtggtctggtaaaactaaggtatacttaacttatacccCAGTTATCTTCAAATTTATGATAAGTCGGCTAatcttaatttcaaaatcattctatatatatatatatatatatatatatatatatatatatatatatatatatatatatatatatatatataaagatcttcATACATGAAAAATGTTATAACGGGCTACGTCATCGTCAAGAAGGAATCTTATTTCCGAAATCCAGATTAATTTAAGGTCGTTCAATAATTAGCGAGGCGTATTGCAGACTGACAAAATACTGCGAGAGAATCATTCTCTTCAAAACGAATCGCTCTAGTTACGGTTAAAGTAGGAATCATATAAACTTTTCAAATAGTAAAAGAAATCACAGTTCATTGTATGATACATATGATTAATATCCTACAATATGGCGTCGTGAATAAGAGATAATGTCAACTGTGAAATTCTAGATCTGTTGTATACGAAGCTGATCAGCTGGCAGTAACACGTATTTAAACCGAGTCAAGAACAGATGcgacataataagacatattcttcattttctcttcacatatcaaactcatataaaatttgaaagcaccagagtattcaggatgaatttattgtatgaaaacacgttttattttatcttgattacatgaatgatgcaaaatccgataagtaaaaacaggtataaagaatgaaatgcttctctcttcacttttgcttgttgtaattcctttgtgttttatcttattgacttcaggaaatcacgatttagttgtaTAATtgataccgaatcctatggtatgaccaaaactttcctaccttgtgcaaaacgtgaggtgaaagaagaaatataaacatattgctagttttctgagccacagacgtaaaaatgagacagtgagcagccgcctacctcccggtaccagccaatcagaggccaccAAACAAACATCTCGTAGGCCCATGGATCTACCTTATAGATTAAAGAACCAGCTATAGTACtaaacggcgaaacagtgattcatctgcactgtttcgccgtgtttagtactagtccctggggtgtcaaatgtatttcgccttgtttagtactagcccctgggggatcgaATGtttggtaccgaagtgttcatgtctagaacagcgaacccgattattcccatgtaaagaataacaaacccgataatcttcttgtaaagaatagcaaaccctgctgtgagtgggttcgctaatcttggcATGATCGGTTTTTTAATAACCTCCTcttattgatataaaaattaaatatcgttaccGTAATCTCTAGCTGAAGTTATGAATTATTGTTACAATCGCTTGCCTTACTTCACAAAGTACTGTAACTGATAAGATGTGGCTACCCCTACTTTTTCTAGGTATTTCAATGACTGTACATTAGCCTACGAGAGACTAAATaaagtctttttcttttgctcCAATACCTAAATCTTCATTACTTTCaattcttttactttcatttcctcaCTGTCCTTAATCTCTCCGAAATAATTCACACTCACATTCAAGAGAATGGGAAAGTGCGGGATGCCGGAAGTGCATTCCTTCGAGCAATTATCCTTATCATTTTCGTCGGCCTTCTGCGGTCCAAACCAAAATTAGCTGCAGTGGTGCGAATGAATTTTCTTCCACAGTTGCAAAGCGCTCTTTATATAGCCGCAAGATGTGCTTGCTTTTTGACCAGTAAAGATAATTACATCGTATGTATATTGTCGTTATCTGTTTGTTGTCCCTTCCATGTGGGTCTAACTCAAACTTCTCAACACGTTAAGCCAATTCTAGAGTTATTTGATTTCCATATATACTTTCTGCtatatcatttgagagagagagagagagagagagagagagagagagagagagagagagaagttatccacacacacacacatatatgtgtgtatatatatatatatatatatatatatatatatatatatatatatatattacatgtatgtacgtgtgtgtgtatgtatgtatgtatgtataagtactAATCAGCTGACTCACTGTGAGCCAAATCTGACTTTTGAGAAAATTcttaatgtaaatacataaattgaATTTCTACACAAACTAAAGCAAAGTAGGAACAGATGCACGTTATGCAaatttagtttcatatatatacttttgagttaaaaattattcatttggtgGAGAAGCTATGATCACTGATAATTCCTTAAGAAATTGATATTGAAGGAATATGCTTTGGAAACTGTTTATCCTTAAAACTGAattgaaaggaaagtgaaattGTGCACCCTAAAGGCATTGGTGAAGGAGGAGGCAGCTCCATCTTGTTCTATTCCAGGATCAGAGGCTCAGAAGATGGCTGGCATCTGGGCTTCTCTGGGCCTTCCAGGAGTACCAACCTTGGATATCCTGTTATCCCATTATAGGAGTGCCTATTCATTCTCCTGTTCTCAGACGACTTGTACAAAGGTTGGGGTGCCTACTTAGAGGGTCTTCTGACGTCAGCAGTCTGGAGCCTTCAGGACAAGCAGCTGCGCATCAGTGTCCATGACAGTACTCCACCAGTGGGCAATAGATCAATTGGTAGACCTCTCAGCCAGGTATTTCCCGGGCAAGAGGAATGTGATGGCTGACAAACTGAGTCATCAGGGTCAGGTTTtggggacagagtggtccttACATCAGGAGATAGAAGACAGGCTTTTCCTCCTCTGGGGAAGGCCAACGATAGATCTGTTAGCAACAAGGTTCAAAGGAAGCTAGAGATCTGTTCAGTTGTCCCAGACCACTTTGCTGTAGCAGAGGATGCCCtacaacatccttgggacaacgTGGAggtttatgccttccctcccttttgCCTGATCCATCAGGTCTTGAACAGGGTAATGACTTCcctgaatctcaggatgacccttgtagctccctGGTGGCCTCACACAGAGTGGTTCCTGGATCTACTAGCCCTGCTGTCAGCAGTTCCCAAAGATCCCTCCATGGCACAACCTCCTCTACCAGCCTCATGTCAAGAGATATCACCAGTcagtagggtccctatctcttcacgccTGGAGACTGTCCAGTATCTCCTGCGAACGAGgggcttttctcgcagagcagcgaCAGAGATATCTGGCTATCTCAGATCATCTTCCTCAGCcgtgtaccagggaaaatgggccatctACTGTGACTGGTGTAGTTGAAGGgctctctctccagtcagagctTCTGTTCAGCAAGTAGCAGATTTCCTGGTTTTTCTCCTGAGGGAGAAAAGTCTTTCTGTGTCTGTCATCAAAGGGTACAGGGCTGCTTTGGGTTTGGTTCTGTGCCTAAAAGATGTAGACCTGTCTTCTTCATGGGAAATCTCAATGCTACTCaaaagctttgagcagtcttgttctcctagagaaCTTAAACCTCCTAGTTGGGATCTGACCCTGGTGCTAAGTAGTCTCACTCGAGCCCCGTATCAACTGTTACGACGTTCATCTGACAGAGACTTGACCCTTAAAACAGTGTTCTTACTGGTTTTAGCTTCATCGAAGAGAGCGGGCAAATTCCATGGTCTCTCTTCTGTTAAATACACAAGGGGTTGGGGGTTTGTAACCttcgaatttgtcctggaattcataACTAAGACTTAAAATCCTTCGGTTCATGATAACAATTTGAATCCTTTTCCATTCCCTCCTtgggagattttgttgataatgaaCCAGCTGAATTGGTCTTATGTCTTATGTCCTGTCAGGCTGGGGTGTCGAAGACTTTTTGTAAGCTCAGGCAggatcaagaaagaagtgtccaagaataccatctcctggCTTCATGAGGTTATTAGAAGTGCTTATAGCTCTTCTACAACCTCAGATTCTAactcagtgcatgcaagagcacaagATGTTAAGGGTTTAGGCCCTTCTTTAGCTTGTAAGAACTTAACTGGtcataggattttgaaggctggtactTGGCTTTGTCAAAACACCTTCACATCCTATCTTCGGGACGTAGCCCACAGGTCCTTGGTCACTTTTTCCTTGTGTCTgttggtggatgctcaacaagttgtgtagctcatccagttcccctagcgggacagtttgtatcttacctagGATGTCGGAATGAAAGTGAGggtgaatgagatgactggtcttttttcctttccctttcccacTTCTTTTCTACACACAGCCAGTAGGAAGATTGATCCATCATGAGCCGGAATtggttagatacaggtgagtgagtgGCTTTTCTGTTTGGGAAAGTTTTATTCATACACAAATATTTCCTTGCAGAAGCTAGTCCTTCCTCTTTCTgacaaagggagagaggaaataataacaaacaaattggTGGCTAGCATAGGTTTGTTGCCTGAACAAATATAGCTCTTTACCTTCCACTTATACAATGTTCCTCCACATTGTGTATTGGCCCAGTAGTCTGACCGTTTGATAAACATTTATCTGATGAGTCAGGGGCATATGTCTCTTTCCTCTGCTTTAGCCTAACCAGGAAATGAGACCAGGTGTactgaacctccagtcggttcaaGACTTTCCTTTCCTCCCACCAAAGGTGAGTCTAGCCTCATGTTAAGACCTAGGcttgttctgcatatgaacaaatgacaaattttaaaatcaactTGTATTTTTCACGGTTAACAAACCTACGGTCTTAATGTACATTGCCCGCCTCTTGGCCTCTCGTAtgtcgttcttggcctcctgagcagtggaggattTTTGTCATGAAGAAGCATCAGAGGAGTAAGGGGCACCATCTTGGAAggggttttctcctcctttgatgGCCACTTCTCAGTCTCCTTCTGGTTCCTTCTATGACCAATCTTCCCccagttgcttcttcttccttttaagtTTTTACCCCCTTCCCATTCTCCCATAGCTTCGACTTGGGAAGTTTTGGGATAGGGGTcaagagatattctctctctggctgccctcactctctctttcacatGAGAACTTCATCCCCACTAAAGAATTCATGAAGTCTGGCCTCCAACTACTTCAGCACTACTGTTCTCCTCCTACTTCAGGAATGCCTTCCTTGAATACAATGTACCTGTACCTGTACTGTAGTGTTTCTTGACCATGTAGAGCAGTGGACTAGTTGGTTAACCTGTTTCTTAcctcttgcttctttttttcctctttatataacacatacatCACTCTGTAAACTTCACAAATTTGTACTACAAAGCCATAATGTTTACCATTGCCTACTTAATAACAACAGACAAATGTACAGAATATGAAAGTGAATTCTATCAAGAATGTTCTTACCCTGAACAGGATGGTTTGTAGTAAGGAATGGTCTATACAGTACATGACTGGATCATCAGCCAAAGTAAACAGATAGACTTCtaataaattacctttattaggacatctgtacaaataaaatatatgtctGTACACTCATTCATCACTAAGAAACAGGaaactgacaaaaattaaatgaacaacaatgatcaaaaatttttttcaccagCTACATCACATTCCTAgggtttaaactaaggtattcagGTTTACAGAATGATAAATGAGGCTGTGAAATTGAATGGAGTTACCAATTTCCCAAGACAATACGTATCTATATACAAAAACTCATGCATCAACAATTCAATGTTAATCCTTCATTAAACTCAGTGTACAGTAGCAGTATTGCCATTAACCCTGACATGTGTACCACCTTCTGGTAATATCAACTCTGCAGCTAACTGTACAAAACTTGGAACAACAATTTCTTACAGTTCAACTATTTAATCGTGAAATTTATTCGCAGCTTCTTTCTTAACAGCTACAATACATTTTGCCATAGTTGCTGATGCTCGAGTGATGGGATCTGTCATGTAGAAGTCTTCTAGATTCTTTTGTGGAACGTCTACAGGAGCCGTACCCACACTTCCTTGGACAAGCTGTTGTggtatagataaaaacatttaacactGAAGTTcatgaagaattattcaaaattagataactgtaattcaaatgaaagttccaaaagaaatttgcaaGCCCCTTCAGTTATGGAAATATATGTCAAGGTAACTAACCATCAACAAAACAGTACTGAACTGATTTTCTACAGTAAAGAAAATGACCTGGACTTCCCATTGGCTGATATCCCAAATACTAAGTaccaagataaagataaaaatagataaaataaaggaCACATTTTTCGAAAGTCTGTGTCACTGTACTTCATATTTACCTTGGCAAGTTCGCTGGCTTGTGCAAAATAGTTTGCTTCTTCAACATCTCCATAACGGGTCAGATTGGGAGACACTTCTGTCAGTCGTGCTCGTACAGCTTCTAAGTTGTCATATGAAAGTGAAACTCCAGATATCTGTGAAAGCAAGTCATGAGAAAACCTTCTATGATTTAGTAAGAAAAGGTAAGACATAGTACACATGCCATGCTGACTCATGATCATACTACAAAAAATTGTAACACTGCATTGTATGTGAAGCACAACAGCAAAATACTACCATgttcatataaatacagctgttcatctaaaacataaaaaaagcttAATGTATGTCAAACAAAATGGATTTGGAGAGTAGCATAAATGCATTCTATTAGACACACTGTAAAATTAAGGCAATATGCTGTAAGAAGTATTCCCTTAACTTCACAGGGAATACCTCTTACAGCTAAAATTCTTTGCATCATGGCTTTGGCACCAACTGCACAGTTTTCAGACTTTTACTTTCATACATCATTTTTGGTGTCTTCTTACCTAGCTACCCAACTCCTTTAACTTTACCTAGCTCAAATTTCCACATCATTTAAAGCAAACCCTTTTGGGCAAGCCCAACAATATTCTAGATATGTGACTTGGTTGTCTCATTAAACTGATTCCTAATATGATTATCACCCACTCACAGTACCAAGGTACTAACATTCCATTTAACCCTGAGAAAAGGTACAAGtaataatatttccctttttcaATGCCAAAATATCAGAGGTTCACTATTCTTTCAAAACTTGTCCAATTTTTTTCACATGATTAGATAAACTTAGAAATTGTAGAAGGCAAATGTATAAATTTTCCATAGTTACTTTGATTAGAATACAATTAGTCATACTGTGCTGTGAAATAACTAAAACAACTAATAGTCATAAATTACTAAGTTCTCTTAATTCAATAACCATATGCACTGGAATCACCATGTTACAAAAAAGACCTTCCTATGACagtaaactacaaaaaatagACATAACTATGAATTACttattatttctgaatatttttgtcCGAACATTTTAAAACTGTAGCATTTGTATGAcacaagaacagagagagagagagagagagagagataattatgaattacttattatttctaaatatttttgtccGAACAATTTAAAACTGTAGCAgttgtagcaaataacagaaagagagagagagagagagagagagagagagagagagagagagagagagagagagagagagagagagagagagagagagagagaaatatcaaatgGTCACTCCAACAGTGCATATGAAAACCAACTATGATgtcacaacagaaataaaaactgatCACTCGTTGCCTTCAACTGTAGCATAAATAAATttgctttctataaaaaaaaaaaaatccacatacaCACCTGTGCAAGAGCCCTCAAGATTTTCCAGTCCTCACGTGCCATTCCAGGTGGTACAAGAGCAGCTCTAGTTTGCTGAGCTCTGCCCTCTGTGTTGACGTAGGTACCATTCTTTTCCGTGTAGGCTGCACCAGGTAATACAACATCTGCCATTTCTGCGCCCCTGTCACCATGATGACCCTAAAATAAACAGGGAGATTTAATGTTTCCCAATACTTTACCAGATCCTTATGATACGGtgataaaaagtatataacaTGTATCAACATTACAAAACAAGAGCAAAATCAGAGTTATAAATTCAAATATAACTACTGCACTATTCTGAGACAGTTACTTGTGTGTATATCAAAGACACCTTCATCACAAGAACTAAGGTTCtgaaagcataataaaaaaattgactgaGAATCCTCATACATAATGATGGTTACCCAAATTAGAAACACTGAAAACTATTTATATCCTAAATTTGCTGCATAGAGTTTAAgaacatttcattcaacttaacCAGGACAATGAAGGACAACAAATACACTGAATATATTAGACATCAAAGTGACCAAATcagtaatgtaaagtaaaatatcaattcctGATGGGCTATTTACTAAAACTTAGAATCCAGTAAAATCttgaaatcagaaattaatttcttgaggtaaaacatactgtatattaattctCTTGGTTCCTATCATTCATTCACTACAACACTGAGCTTTGTGTAAACAGCTAACTTCTTTCTTACATTACAGTGGCCACTAATTGTTAACCAAATAATCCACACCCTACCTAAACCTTTCCTAGTTTCAGAAAATGGCAGGCAGTGTATTCTTAATCCTCACAGGACCGAATAATCTTTTTCTAAAATGTATCCATGGTTTGCACTGGCATATATTTCTTACACATAGGTTCAAGCTACATAACAATAGCATACATTTCTTATAAAGGTTCAAGCAACATAACAAtggcatatttttcttatataggTTCAAGCTACATAAGAATAACAGTTATGATTAAAACATTAGCATACCTGATAAATAACAACAGTGTCCTTTGCAAGGTCTTCACGTGTAATTGCCCCATCATCAGCTCCAAGCATGAACAAAACTTTGGGAGGAGAATTTCGAATGTTCGCCACACCAGGAATGTAACCAAGATCTAATGCAGCTACCTGGGAGGCAACTCGGTGCAATACATTCAACACTCGCCAGTCTGAGCCTCCTTCACATCCAAGGCGAATCTAACAGAGAGGAGTAAGTTCTGAAAAGTGTTCTTTTGAATTCTAATTTCCAACATGGGCTTCATAACCAGTTGAAATCTCCTTAACCACCAATATACAAAAGTGGGATTGTCAATGCATTATTAATAACAAACCATATCCAGACTTATCAAAAACTATACTTCACATAAATGCataacataattattattgtaataccTTTTGAGACAATTCTAAAAGTTTTGCATATATAGCACCTCCATCAGGCCGAGACAGAAGTGCTGATCCAACAACAATTATAGGCCGCTTAGCAGATGCAAGGCGTGCAGCAAATGGATGCGAGCCATCCAAGAGTCCTTGAATAATTGATGTATCATCACCAAGGTTCtgcaataaaaatttcaacagtGTTTTAAGACTACCTTTCTACTAGAACTCACATGAAGGGTATTATGTacacatatggaaaaaatgtaatttttggttCACAGaaagataatgtttaaaaaaactgCTTTCTACAGATGAAAAATTTACAATCCCTCTGAAAGAATGTTGCTTTACATTGACACCTGCCATCTTAGTTTCATATagtcaaatataaaataaaatacttctaCTTACCTCATGATCATAACTCAGATTGACATTTGGTCCAATCATAGCAACATCTAGGTCATTATGAATCCAAGCCTTACGCAGTCTTGCATTAAAAAGAGGGGCTTCATATCGAGGGTTTGTTCCAACAAGCAGGGCTAAGTCAGCTTCCTCCACACCAACAATTTTAGCGTTTAACAAATAAGATGAGCGGAGATCTGTTCCAGTTCCTGCATCAGGGAAAATCTGTTtggggaaaaacaaaattattataaaataaaggattGTAAAAAGCAACAAAAGTTTTCACCagcattattattaaataacatttcatcatctttaatacaaaatataatgataCTTATAGTTTGTACAGTATACTGTTGCAGAGGGTCTCCTTCTTGCCTGCTTGTCTTATTTTGATCAATCTGCCATActcaaatttactttttaccaATGGTAAAAGGCACCACTTTAAGTGAAGTAGTGGGTTCGACTAGGCACCCAATGAGATACTACGATTACCAGTTAAGTAAGTAtacagttttaccagaccactcagctgattaacagctctcctagggctggcccggcgattagacttattttacgtggctaagaaccaattggttacttagcaacgggacctacagcttattgtggaatcaccCATTacagcgaaaatgaatttctatcaccagaaatacattcctctaactcttcatcagcagccgcggaattgaactccggtccatcgagcgacagtccaAGCTCAACCgttcggctaacaaagggctacGATTACCAGTTAATAGGGCCCTTCCAAGACTGGACAAAGTCTAATGTACAGGCCCTTACTCTTGGTGAAGTACTGTACTTTCCTTTTACTCACACAAACCAAACAGTCTAGGATATTCTATACAAACACACTTTTACAACACATCTAAAAACACTATACAAcacacttcttttttttcatcctcACCAAAACTTCAAGAACCCAATCTGTGTTAGTGACCAGTTAACATCTAGTCCCAAGTCTGGAGAAACTGAGGGGGGATTGAGTTTATCAGTAAACACATAAGGAACTTGTAAAAAGATAACAGCTCCTACGTCAATGAATACTCAAAACAAAATGATTCCAGGTACCCAGCAACCTTTAAGTAAATGGGGGAGGTAAGGGGTTGCAAAGTCTCTGGGAAGATAAAATAAGGCAAGCAAATTACAAATAAGCCCTATAAATAAGGTAAAAGGGGGCCATAAATATAAAGTggattacaagaaaattaaatcagaCTGCAAAGACACTggagtgaagaaaataaaaatgatctggAGGGCATACGCAAAACAGAAAAACCAATGGAGAACTTAACCACGGAAGACTTTACATGGGTCCTTGgtaagatgaaaaatggaaaaatcccaACCATCCAGAATAACAAGTGACTTGTTAAGCAACAAGGGAGACAGTCGGAAGTTGCAGAGGAATAAGATTAATTGAGCAGTGTCACTAGGTAGTTCCAGTACTACTtaaagtggggaaaaaaaaaaaaaaagacccatcaTGAGCAAAGAAAGTTTTAGTGACTAAGACTCACCTCTTCAGTGCATACATTTTCACCTCCAAGCTTGTTAACCATATCCTTCAGTGCAATAAGAGATTCGGCATCAGCAAGTCCTGCAGTCACATTAGAAAGAGAAAACCTTTGTTGAAATGTATGATCTATAGTTGGCCCTCAACTTATGGATGAGATAGGTTCCAAGAACCTCCTAATAGTCAAGTCAAAAATTGTGCAGATTCAAATCCTTTATAAATTGGCGTACTACACTGCATATGGTACTTGCATAAGTATACATAACCCACAAACATCCTCCTCTATACAATACCCAGTATAGATTATTCATCCTGACTAATGATACCTAAAACAATGTATATATGACTAATTTTATACTACCTTgtaaatgaaatgcataaaaggaaaattgttcaaaggaatacaaaattaaagtCTTTCCACATTCAGTACGAATGAAACAATTGTGACAATCAATACATGTCAGCAGCACcaatataatatttttccttactcAAGATCGCTTTAGTCCAATTTGACCCATGCAACAAAGTCTAATTTGACCATTGCAATGAGAATCACGTATGGCTATGCTATAATACtaataaaagctttcttttaaTGGCCTGAAGGAGATACAAGCATTTCTGGGACTTTGTTTAAACAAGAATAAGTTAACAACGCTACAAAGAATACGTTAACAACAATGCTAAGTTCAATTATATGAGATTGGCAAAATCAAGATTATGAAGATTACTTAAAATCTTACGGCATGTgacaaaagtcaaaataaaatgttCCCTGAAAAGTTATACCAACCTCCAGCAACAGCTGCCACAGACCCATTAGCTGCCTGAAGAGCCTTGGCAGCCACAATAAGGGCGTCTTCCCATTCACAAGGTCGCAGTTCCCCATTAGAATCTTTGACCATGGGGTGAACTAATCGCTGTCGTTTCAGTCCATCATATGAGAAACGGGACTTGTCAGACAACCATTCTTCGTTGATTTCCTGAAACAGTTAAAATCCATTTAGAGAATGCCAAGTTTAATTAATACATCACCCTTAAATCAAGAAGAAACCAATTCAcagtat from the Macrobrachium rosenbergii isolate ZJJX-2024 chromosome 43, ASM4041242v1, whole genome shotgun sequence genome contains:
- the ND-75 gene encoding NADH-ubiquinone oxidoreductase 75 kDa subunit, mitochondrial, with translation MLRLGASRLLQQGSGRAALLGARSQASAPEKVEVFINDISVMVEPGTTVLQAAAAAGVEIPRFCYHERLSVAGNCRMCLVEVEKAPKPVAACAMPVMKGWRIKTDSDMTRKAREGVMEFLLINHPLDCPICDQGGECDLQDQSMSFGSDRSRFLDKKRAVEDKNIGPLVKTIMTRCIHCTRCVRFASEIAGVEDLGTTGRGTDMQIGTYVEKMLMSELSGNVIDLCPVGALTSKPYAFTARPWEVRRTDSIDVLDALGSNIVVNHRTGEVLRILPQTNEEINEEWLSDKSRFSYDGLKRQRLVHPMVKDSNGELRPCEWEDALIVAAKALQAANGSVAAVAGGLADAESLIALKDMVNKLGGENVCTEEIFPDAGTGTDLRSSYLLNAKIVGVEEADLALLVGTNPRYEAPLFNARLRKAWIHNDLDVAMIGPNVNLSYDHENLGDDTSIIQGLLDGSHPFAARLASAKRPIIVVGSALLSRPDGGAIYAKLLELSQKIRLGCEGGSDWRVLNVLHRVASQVAALDLGYIPGVANIRNSPPKVLFMLGADDGAITREDLAKDTVVIYQGHHGDRGAEMADVVLPGAAYTEKNGTYVNTEGRAQQTRAALVPPGMAREDWKILRALAQISGVSLSYDNLEAVRARLTEVSPNLTRYGDVEEANYFAQASELAKLVQGSVGTAPVDVPQKNLEDFYMTDPITRASATMAKCIVAVKKEAANKFHD